The following coding sequences lie in one Myxococcus xanthus genomic window:
- a CDS encoding HD domain-containing phosphohydrolase, which translates to MRLFKAILLLMLVVGVVPTLMVGWLSVSHTRELLVRDAQELAQERVKQLRLKAEIFLGEPTDAVLGLARVPGFFGLPLEAQQTHLASVLNQRRDVLALTVFDADRQRLPGLQAFSKHDVPPTALAGHEERARALLENIEGVRYADVVKAPQGSEPVLTLAFPVGEPVRGYIAADLSLTDLRKMLEQERVGSTGFAYLADRHGHLVAGGGGVAGLGEDVAQRGPVAHLLKQLVGKSNMELFHVGNFGEGRDAVVAAYTVLPETGWAIVSEQPVEHAYRQVDTMEQRILLGLGAAILVAVVLAALFSRNLTRPLKGFISGALELAHGKFGVEVDIKQKNELGELAQTFNYMSKQLLAYDMENRGLYESLEKGYLETIVALANSIDSKDAYTRGHSQRVGDVSVQIGREMTLTERELRQLQYGGILHDIGKIGIVESILCKQTRLTDQEMAIMREHPAIGDAIIGPVSFLGAVRACVRHHHERWDGTGYPDKLKGEDIPLLARIVACADTFDACTSTRPYQKAMPLEKAMEILDNLSGAQLDPKVVQALKQVLAKQGVRLEGHRLPVKLAS; encoded by the coding sequence GTGCGCCTGTTCAAAGCCATCCTCCTGTTGATGCTGGTGGTGGGCGTCGTCCCCACGCTGATGGTGGGGTGGCTCTCCGTCTCCCACACCCGGGAGCTCCTGGTGCGCGACGCCCAGGAACTGGCACAGGAGCGCGTGAAGCAGCTGCGCCTCAAGGCCGAAATCTTCCTGGGCGAGCCCACCGACGCGGTGCTGGGCCTGGCCCGCGTGCCCGGCTTCTTCGGCCTGCCCTTGGAAGCGCAGCAGACGCACCTGGCCTCGGTGCTCAACCAGCGGCGCGATGTGCTGGCGCTCACCGTGTTCGACGCCGACCGCCAGCGGCTGCCGGGACTCCAGGCCTTCTCCAAGCACGACGTGCCGCCCACCGCGCTGGCCGGACATGAGGAGCGCGCGCGGGCGCTGCTCGAGAACATCGAGGGCGTGCGCTACGCGGATGTGGTGAAGGCCCCGCAGGGCAGCGAGCCGGTGCTGACGCTGGCCTTCCCCGTGGGCGAGCCCGTCCGGGGGTACATCGCGGCGGACCTGTCCCTGACCGACCTGCGGAAGATGCTGGAGCAGGAGCGCGTGGGCAGCACCGGCTTCGCCTATCTGGCGGACCGGCACGGGCACCTCGTGGCGGGCGGTGGCGGCGTCGCCGGCCTGGGCGAGGACGTGGCGCAGCGTGGCCCGGTGGCGCACCTGCTGAAGCAGTTGGTGGGTAAGTCGAACATGGAGCTGTTCCACGTCGGCAACTTCGGCGAGGGCCGGGACGCGGTGGTGGCCGCGTACACGGTACTCCCCGAGACGGGTTGGGCCATCGTCTCCGAGCAGCCCGTGGAGCACGCCTACCGCCAGGTGGACACCATGGAGCAGCGCATCCTCCTGGGTCTGGGGGCGGCCATCCTGGTGGCGGTGGTGCTGGCGGCGCTCTTCTCTCGGAACCTCACCCGGCCGCTCAAGGGCTTCATCAGCGGCGCGCTGGAGCTGGCGCACGGCAAGTTCGGCGTCGAGGTGGACATCAAGCAGAAGAACGAGCTGGGCGAGCTGGCTCAGACGTTCAACTACATGAGCAAGCAGCTGCTCGCGTACGACATGGAGAACCGCGGCCTCTACGAGAGCCTGGAGAAGGGCTACCTGGAGACCATCGTCGCGCTGGCGAACTCCATCGATTCGAAGGACGCGTACACCCGCGGCCACAGCCAGCGCGTGGGCGACGTCTCCGTGCAGATTGGCCGGGAGATGACGCTCACCGAGCGCGAGCTGCGGCAGCTGCAGTACGGCGGCATCCTCCACGACATCGGGAAGATTGGCATCGTGGAGTCCATCCTCTGCAAGCAGACGCGGCTGACGGACCAGGAGATGGCCATCATGCGCGAGCACCCCGCCATCGGTGACGCCATCATCGGGCCGGTGAGCTTCCTGGGCGCGGTGCGCGCGTGCGTCCGCCACCACCATGAGCGCTGGGACGGCACCGGCTACCCGGACAAGCTCAAGGGCGAGGACATTCCCCTGCTGGCCCGCATCGTCGCGTGCGCGGACACCTTCGACGCCTGCACCTCCACCCGCCCGTACCAGAAGGCCATGCCGCTGGAGAAGGCGATGGAAATCCTCGACAACCTCAGCGGCGCCCAGCTGGACCCGAAGGTCGTCCAGGCCCTGAAGCAGGTGCTGGCGAAGCAGGGCGTGCGGCTGGAGGGCCACCGGCTGCCCGTGAAGCTCGCCTCCTGA
- a CDS encoding LysM peptidoglycan-binding domain-containing protein, whose product MKAALLLITWLGTTPPGTVVVGPNESLRQVAQRTLGDARAVGELRAFNGLSSDDVAAGTRLKVPGHERVLAQKALETARTLVASSKDASVPPEVSTRLKNAEIHFREARYTQAASEANAVGKMVAADRSPQSSAFSVEVGDGDSTTVTVKHGPPVRVEAEGVTQPVAKGESIRVEKGRPPPAPLPPLVAPSPGQPEDSARLKRRPDRDGHLGPVKLTWEAVRGAERYEVEVSRAQEQRAVFTQTVTSLEAKLPVLPAGSYRWTVRAVGPAGPSEPSAPRHFELVPERLKLEVKKGQWQ is encoded by the coding sequence ATGAAGGCGGCGCTCCTCCTCATCACATGGCTGGGCACGACGCCCCCGGGCACCGTGGTGGTGGGCCCCAACGAGTCCCTGCGCCAGGTGGCCCAGCGCACCCTGGGTGACGCGCGCGCCGTGGGGGAGCTGCGCGCATTCAACGGACTTTCCTCGGACGACGTGGCGGCGGGGACCCGGCTGAAGGTGCCCGGCCACGAGCGCGTGCTGGCGCAGAAGGCCCTGGAGACGGCGCGCACGCTGGTGGCCAGCTCGAAGGATGCGAGCGTGCCCCCAGAAGTCTCCACCCGGCTGAAGAACGCGGAGATCCATTTCCGCGAGGCGCGCTACACGCAGGCGGCCTCGGAGGCCAATGCCGTGGGGAAGATGGTGGCGGCGGACCGCTCGCCGCAGTCCTCCGCGTTCTCCGTGGAAGTGGGCGACGGCGACAGCACCACCGTCACCGTGAAGCACGGCCCGCCGGTCCGCGTGGAGGCCGAGGGCGTCACCCAGCCCGTCGCCAAGGGCGAGTCCATCCGCGTGGAGAAGGGCCGTCCGCCCCCCGCGCCCCTCCCGCCGCTGGTGGCCCCCAGCCCCGGGCAACCGGAAGATTCCGCGCGCCTGAAGCGGCGCCCGGACCGGGACGGGCACCTGGGCCCGGTGAAGCTGACCTGGGAGGCGGTACGGGGCGCGGAACGTTATGAAGTGGAGGTGTCGCGCGCGCAGGAGCAACGCGCCGTCTTCACCCAGACAGTCACCAGCCTGGAAGCGAAGCTGCCAGTGCTGCCCGCGGGAAGCTACCGGTGGACGGTGCGCGCGGTGGGCCCCGCGGGCCCGTCCGAGCCCAGCGCGCCCAGGCACTTCGAACTGGTGCCCGAGCGCCTCAAACTCGAAGTGAAGAAGGGCCAGTGGCAGTAA
- a CDS encoding FecR family protein, with amino-acid sequence MLLALALSALPAGCTADERPSAPDAATLPTVATHRAHLRAMKGGVQIKRATADEWSPAREGQPLYENDKVRTEAGAGTDIVFAANGSTVHLGGDSLISIAETRTRPGQQRTDLTVLRGRIDAELEKPATQSLSVTTPSATIQAGREIVFQ; translated from the coding sequence ATGCTGCTTGCGCTCGCGCTTTCGGCCCTCCCCGCCGGCTGCACCGCCGATGAGCGTCCGTCCGCGCCCGACGCGGCAACGCTGCCCACGGTGGCCACGCACCGCGCGCACCTGCGAGCCATGAAGGGCGGCGTCCAAATCAAGCGCGCCACGGCCGACGAGTGGAGCCCCGCCCGGGAAGGCCAGCCGCTCTACGAAAACGACAAGGTCCGCACCGAGGCGGGCGCTGGCACCGACATCGTCTTCGCCGCCAACGGCAGCACGGTGCACCTGGGTGGGGACTCGCTCATCAGCATCGCGGAGACGCGCACCCGTCCTGGCCAGCAGCGCACGGACCTCACCGTGCTGCGGGGCCGCATCGACGCGGAGCTGGAGAAGCCCGCCACCCAGTCCCTGTCCGTCACCACGCCGTCCGCCACCATCCAGGCGGGAAGGGAGATTGTCTTCCAATGA
- a CDS encoding carbon-nitrogen hydrolase family protein — translation MHLIAAAQMVSTADKALNLEAATRLVRRAAGLGARLVGLPENFSWMGPEPERQDAAEGLDGPSLSRMASLARELKVTLLAGSVLETGAPGGRLYNTSVLFGPGGERLAVYRKIHLFDVEVGDGATYQESAAVAPGTEVVSAETEVGRLGLSVCYDLRFPELYRRLSREGATLLAVPAAFTLMTGKDHWEVLLRARAIENQSYVLAPAQGGRHSANRVTYGHALVVDPWGLVTARASEGEGLALAPVDPELQARIRRNLPCLEHRRLD, via the coding sequence ATGCACCTCATCGCCGCCGCGCAGATGGTGTCCACCGCCGACAAGGCCCTCAACCTGGAGGCCGCGACCCGGCTCGTCCGGCGCGCCGCCGGGCTGGGAGCCCGGCTGGTGGGCCTCCCCGAGAACTTCTCCTGGATGGGGCCGGAGCCCGAGCGGCAGGACGCCGCCGAGGGGCTCGACGGTCCGTCGCTGTCCCGGATGGCCAGCCTGGCCCGGGAGCTGAAGGTGACGCTCCTCGCCGGCAGCGTGCTGGAGACGGGCGCGCCGGGTGGGCGCCTCTACAACACCAGCGTCCTCTTCGGCCCTGGCGGCGAGCGGCTGGCCGTGTACCGGAAAATCCACCTCTTCGACGTCGAGGTGGGGGATGGTGCGACCTATCAGGAGTCCGCGGCGGTGGCGCCGGGAACGGAGGTCGTCTCCGCGGAGACGGAGGTCGGCCGGCTGGGGCTGTCCGTCTGCTACGACCTGCGCTTCCCTGAACTGTACCGGCGGCTGTCCCGCGAAGGCGCCACGCTGCTGGCGGTTCCGGCGGCCTTTACCCTCATGACGGGCAAGGACCACTGGGAAGTGCTCCTGCGGGCCCGCGCCATCGAGAACCAGTCGTACGTACTGGCGCCCGCTCAGGGGGGACGGCACTCAGCCAACCGCGTCACCTATGGACACGCCCTGGTGGTGGACCCATGGGGCCTGGTGACAGCGCGGGCCTCCGAGGGTGAAGGGCTGGCGCTGGCGCCAGTGGACCCGGAGCTGCAAGCACGCATCCGCCGCAACCTCCCCTGCCTGGAGCACCGCCGTTTGGACTAG
- the rimP gene encoding ribosome maturation factor RimP, with translation MSEKNLKQTVEERALALLEPIVAGEGLELVDLEFLREREGWVLRLFIDKPGGRVGLDECTQVSRAVDPSLDVEDFIPHEYSLEVSSPGVDRPLRKPTHFERVKGQKVKVKTFGPVGEPPRKNFTGTLTEVAGDGISVEVEGAGTFHILFKDIAKANLEFQF, from the coding sequence ATGTCGGAGAAGAACCTCAAGCAGACGGTGGAGGAGCGGGCCTTGGCCCTGCTCGAACCCATTGTCGCGGGTGAAGGCCTGGAGCTCGTGGACCTGGAGTTCCTCCGGGAGCGCGAGGGCTGGGTGCTCCGGTTGTTCATCGACAAGCCGGGTGGCCGCGTAGGGCTGGACGAGTGCACCCAGGTGTCGCGCGCGGTGGATCCGTCGCTCGACGTGGAGGACTTCATCCCCCACGAGTACAGCCTGGAGGTTTCCAGCCCCGGAGTGGACCGTCCGCTGAGGAAGCCGACGCACTTCGAGCGGGTGAAGGGACAGAAGGTGAAGGTGAAGACGTTCGGCCCGGTGGGGGAGCCCCCGCGCAAGAACTTCACCGGCACGCTGACCGAGGTGGCAGGCGACGGAATCTCGGTGGAGGTGGAAGGGGCCGGAACCTTCCACATCCTCTTCAAGGACATCGCCAAGGCGAACCTGGAGTTCCAGTTCTAG
- the nusA gene encoding transcription termination factor NusA, translated as MPTQQANPSVNLNLVLDQVAKDKGIDRAVLIATLEDAMKTAAKKHFGQDRELEAKYDPDKGVVELFQAITVVEEIVDPVQAVNQISLVEAHKKGMEVEPGDELVFQIFYRDEDAAEAKAQDDQYGDILRLKTFRRGFGRIAAQTAKQVILQRTRDAERENVFNEYRDRKNEIVTGIARRFERGNIIVDLGRAEAVLPVREQVPRETYRPGDRVQAYVLDVLRESKGPQIVLSRASVNLLTKLFEMEVPEIAEGIVVIEAAAREPGGRAKIAVSSRDSDVDPVGACVGMKGSRVQAVVQELRGEKIDIVPFDEDPARFVCSALAPAEVSRVIIDEANHAMELIVPDDQLSLAIGRRGQNVRLAAQLTGWKLDINSESRVRELREFANRSLGSLPGINEMLVETLYAHGFRQARDIAEANAELLAQLPGIDPARIPSMQEAARTRMVEDQAELSRMDYEREQARIAEARRHPDELSQPERMARVRGVGEKTIEQLILAGYRSVEDIANEKDLAKLGDVPGVGIKKARQLKSAAENYLVEEAKLRAELNAERGAMTATLEGGAEATKSP; from the coding sequence ATGCCCACGCAGCAAGCCAACCCGAGTGTCAACCTCAACCTCGTCCTGGACCAGGTCGCCAAGGACAAGGGCATCGACCGGGCTGTGCTGATTGCCACGCTCGAAGACGCGATGAAGACCGCGGCCAAGAAGCACTTTGGCCAGGACCGCGAGCTCGAGGCGAAGTACGACCCGGACAAGGGCGTCGTGGAGCTGTTCCAGGCCATCACCGTGGTCGAGGAGATTGTCGACCCGGTCCAGGCGGTGAATCAGATCTCCCTGGTCGAGGCCCACAAGAAGGGCATGGAAGTGGAGCCGGGCGACGAGCTCGTGTTCCAGATCTTCTACCGGGACGAGGACGCCGCCGAGGCCAAGGCCCAGGACGACCAGTACGGTGACATCCTCCGCCTGAAGACCTTCCGCCGCGGCTTCGGCCGCATCGCCGCGCAGACGGCCAAGCAGGTCATCCTGCAGCGCACGCGTGACGCGGAGCGGGAGAACGTCTTCAACGAATACCGCGACCGGAAGAACGAAATCGTCACCGGCATCGCCCGCCGGTTCGAGCGCGGCAACATCATCGTGGACCTGGGCCGCGCCGAGGCCGTGCTGCCGGTGCGCGAGCAGGTCCCGCGTGAGACGTACCGCCCCGGCGACCGCGTCCAGGCCTACGTGCTGGACGTGCTCCGTGAGTCCAAGGGCCCCCAGATTGTCCTCAGCCGCGCGTCCGTCAACCTGCTCACCAAGCTGTTCGAGATGGAGGTGCCGGAAATCGCCGAAGGCATCGTCGTCATCGAGGCGGCGGCGCGTGAGCCGGGCGGCCGGGCGAAGATTGCCGTGTCCAGCCGGGACTCCGACGTGGACCCCGTGGGCGCCTGCGTCGGTATGAAGGGCAGCCGTGTGCAGGCGGTGGTGCAGGAGCTGCGCGGTGAGAAGATCGACATCGTCCCGTTCGACGAGGATCCGGCCCGCTTCGTATGCTCGGCGCTGGCCCCGGCGGAGGTCAGCCGCGTCATCATCGACGAGGCCAACCACGCCATGGAGCTCATCGTCCCGGACGACCAGCTCAGCCTGGCCATTGGCCGCCGCGGTCAGAACGTGCGCCTGGCCGCCCAGCTGACGGGCTGGAAGCTCGACATCAACAGCGAGAGCCGGGTGCGGGAGCTGCGCGAGTTCGCCAACCGCTCGCTGGGCTCGCTGCCTGGCATCAACGAGATGCTGGTGGAGACGCTCTACGCGCACGGCTTCCGTCAGGCCCGGGACATCGCCGAGGCCAACGCGGAGCTGCTGGCGCAGCTGCCCGGCATCGACCCGGCCCGCATCCCCTCCATGCAGGAAGCCGCCCGGACCCGGATGGTCGAGGATCAGGCGGAACTGTCGCGCATGGATTATGAAAGGGAGCAGGCCCGCATCGCGGAGGCTCGGCGGCATCCGGACGAGCTCAGCCAGCCCGAGCGCATGGCGCGCGTGCGTGGCGTCGGTGAGAAGACCATCGAGCAGCTCATCCTCGCCGGGTACCGCTCGGTGGAGGACATCGCCAACGAGAAGGACTTGGCGAAGTTGGGCGATGTTCCGGGTGTAGGTATCAAGAAGGCCCGCCAGCTGAAGAGCGCGGCGGAAAACTATCTGGTGGAGGAAGCCAAGCTGCGCGCGGAGCTGAATGCCGAGCGCGGCGCCATGACGGCGACACTTGAGGGTGGCGCGGAAGCCACCAAGTCGCCGTAA
- a CDS encoding YlxR family protein, which yields MRRPAGRPRPEVQNAGSGPVRTCVGCGSRRLQAELTRFVIVPGGAIEVDRKRRLPGRGAYLCGAGCLTAALKRKAFGRAFRGKAGQVDPSQLGQAWEQGDGERRGAGGSGC from the coding sequence GTGCGGCGCCCGGCTGGCCGGCCCAGGCCGGAAGTTCAGAACGCGGGGTCAGGTCCGGTCCGGACGTGCGTCGGATGCGGGTCGCGGCGACTACAGGCGGAACTTACCCGGTTCGTGATAGTGCCCGGAGGCGCCATCGAGGTCGACAGGAAGAGGCGGCTGCCAGGACGGGGCGCCTACCTGTGCGGTGCCGGTTGTCTGACGGCAGCGCTGAAGCGGAAGGCGTTTGGTAGGGCCTTTCGCGGAAAGGCGGGCCAGGTTGACCCGTCGCAGCTCGGACAGGCATGGGAGCAGGGGGACGGTGAGCGGAGGGGTGCGGGGGGGAGTGGGTGTTAG
- the infB gene encoding translation initiation factor IF-2 → MSKKRVHEIAKELKSHGIELDNKEVVTELSSLGYDVKSHSSSLDDDQATAAVQKILDKRKPKQATPPVTAKGFVVRRKVGPPAGATADSGAEASQAAEPAYEPPSAPEPATFAAEEPVHTAPPVEAPRAPVEAPSAPEPQRVEAPVAAAAEPSAPTAVTSTPPAQVAEAPKAPAAAEVASPPPAAEAPQAPVEAPRAAVQAPAAAQPRPSVQESTTLPQPPPRSPVPPAVRTSSSTPSSATVVSRGPAPGYQQRGGPGGGRPGGPGGPGGRPGGPGGRPGGPGGPGGRPGGPGGPGGRPGGPGGRPSYQGPGSYQGAGRPGQGPVRPTSAPGTGVQASASASPTPQGPTIMVGGVPHAQVSPTGTARPTATQAVVISRPLIQVRRVTPTAGQAKQYPMAPGRTGIPERREYKVVPDHLGRGRELVDVSKNKERGQRKRTSGDTQSVSKQELTDMVWGRVTIPIRGKKRKPTKKGAKTQITQMAEEKKVIKLQEGISVSDLGQRMGVRSAELIKKLMGLGKMATANQLVDADTAEMIAGDYGWKIDRVGFEVEDYLPEVEARPEDERPRPPVVAIMGHVDHGKTSLLDAIRKASVAQGEAGGITQHIGAYSISTARGDVTFLDTPGHEAFTSMRARGADVTDIVVLVVASDDGVMPQTVEAIKHAKAAEVPIVVAINKMDLPAANLDRVKKDLATHELVPEEWGGDTIMVPVSAKTKENLELLLENLALQAEVLELTSNPSRPSVGAIIEAKLDRGRGPVATVLVQEGTLKLGDAVVTGSHYGRVRAMTNSRGEQVKEVKPGYCAEVVGLSGVPGAGDAINVVADEKAAKQIAEHRNMKERQTELSKVSRESLEQLFAKTKAGGGPKELRVVIKADVQGSAEAVRQAVQKLSTHKVKVEVVHSGVGAITEGDVMRAAASKGVVLGFNVNPESGAEAAAKAQEVVLKSYSIIYELIDGVRTEMEGLLEPIRTERKLGRAEVRNTFNVPRLGTIAGAAVLDGVMKRGAFVRLMRENKQLFSGKMASLRRFKDDVKEVAQGFECGIGIESFNDLKPGDIIEAYEIEETRQSLT, encoded by the coding sequence ATGTCGAAGAAGCGCGTCCACGAAATCGCCAAGGAACTCAAGAGCCACGGGATTGAGCTCGACAACAAGGAGGTCGTCACCGAGCTGTCGAGCCTCGGTTACGACGTCAAGAGCCACTCGTCGTCTCTCGATGACGACCAGGCGACCGCTGCCGTCCAGAAGATTCTGGACAAGCGCAAGCCGAAGCAGGCCACGCCGCCCGTGACGGCGAAGGGCTTCGTCGTGCGCCGCAAGGTGGGTCCGCCCGCCGGTGCGACCGCGGACAGCGGGGCCGAGGCTTCACAGGCCGCCGAACCCGCCTATGAGCCGCCGTCGGCGCCCGAGCCCGCTACGTTCGCCGCCGAGGAGCCGGTGCATACGGCTCCGCCCGTCGAAGCGCCCCGTGCGCCCGTCGAGGCGCCGAGCGCACCGGAGCCCCAGCGTGTCGAGGCCCCGGTCGCCGCCGCGGCGGAGCCGTCGGCTCCCACTGCTGTCACGTCTACGCCCCCCGCGCAGGTTGCCGAGGCCCCCAAGGCCCCTGCCGCCGCCGAGGTGGCTTCACCCCCGCCCGCCGCCGAGGCCCCTCAGGCCCCGGTGGAGGCTCCCCGCGCTGCCGTGCAGGCTCCCGCCGCCGCGCAGCCTCGTCCCTCTGTTCAGGAGAGCACCACCTTGCCCCAACCCCCCCCACGCTCACCGGTACCGCCGGCAGTCCGGACGTCTTCGAGCACTCCTTCGTCCGCGACCGTCGTCTCCCGGGGCCCCGCGCCTGGCTACCAGCAGCGTGGTGGGCCCGGTGGTGGTCGTCCGGGTGGCCCGGGTGGTCCGGGCGGTCGTCCCGGTGGTCCGGGCGGCCGTCCCGGTGGTCCGGGCGGCCCGGGTGGTCGTCCCGGTGGTCCGGGCGGCCCGGGTGGTCGTCCCGGTGGTCCGGGTGGTCGTCCGTCCTACCAGGGACCGGGCTCCTATCAAGGCGCCGGGCGTCCCGGTCAGGGACCGGTGCGTCCGACCTCGGCGCCCGGCACGGGGGTGCAGGCCTCGGCCTCGGCCTCTCCGACGCCGCAGGGCCCCACGATCATGGTCGGCGGCGTTCCGCACGCCCAGGTGTCGCCCACGGGCACAGCCCGTCCCACGGCGACCCAGGCCGTCGTCATCTCGCGCCCGCTCATCCAGGTGCGCCGCGTGACGCCCACGGCCGGTCAGGCCAAGCAGTACCCCATGGCGCCGGGCCGCACGGGCATCCCCGAGCGGCGTGAGTACAAGGTGGTCCCGGACCACCTGGGCCGTGGCCGCGAGCTGGTGGACGTCTCCAAGAACAAGGAGCGTGGCCAGCGCAAGCGCACCAGCGGTGATACGCAGAGCGTGTCCAAGCAGGAACTGACGGACATGGTCTGGGGCCGCGTCACCATCCCCATCCGTGGCAAGAAGCGCAAGCCCACGAAGAAGGGCGCCAAGACGCAGATCACCCAGATGGCCGAGGAGAAGAAGGTCATCAAGCTGCAGGAGGGCATCTCCGTGTCCGACCTGGGCCAGCGCATGGGTGTGCGCAGCGCCGAGCTCATCAAGAAGCTGATGGGCCTGGGGAAGATGGCCACCGCGAACCAGCTGGTGGACGCGGACACGGCGGAGATGATCGCCGGCGACTACGGCTGGAAGATCGACCGCGTGGGCTTCGAGGTGGAGGACTACCTGCCCGAGGTGGAGGCCCGTCCCGAGGACGAGCGTCCCCGTCCGCCGGTCGTCGCCATCATGGGCCACGTCGACCACGGCAAGACGAGCCTCCTGGACGCCATCCGGAAGGCCAGCGTTGCCCAGGGTGAGGCCGGTGGCATCACCCAGCACATCGGCGCTTACAGCATCAGCACCGCGCGCGGTGACGTGACGTTCCTGGACACGCCGGGCCACGAGGCCTTCACGTCCATGCGTGCCCGTGGCGCCGACGTGACGGACATCGTGGTGCTGGTGGTGGCCTCGGACGACGGCGTGATGCCCCAGACGGTGGAGGCCATCAAGCACGCGAAGGCGGCGGAGGTGCCCATCGTCGTCGCCATCAACAAGATGGACCTGCCGGCCGCGAACCTGGACCGCGTGAAGAAGGACCTGGCCACCCACGAGCTCGTGCCGGAAGAGTGGGGCGGGGACACCATCATGGTGCCCGTCTCCGCGAAGACGAAGGAGAACCTGGAGCTCCTGCTGGAGAACCTGGCCCTCCAGGCCGAGGTGCTCGAGCTGACCTCCAACCCGAGCCGTCCGTCGGTGGGCGCCATCATCGAGGCCAAGCTGGACCGCGGCCGTGGCCCCGTCGCCACGGTGCTGGTGCAGGAAGGCACGCTGAAGCTGGGTGACGCCGTCGTCACCGGCTCGCACTACGGCCGCGTCCGCGCGATGACGAACAGCCGCGGCGAGCAGGTGAAGGAAGTGAAGCCGGGCTACTGCGCCGAGGTCGTCGGTCTGTCCGGCGTGCCGGGCGCGGGTGACGCCATCAACGTGGTGGCGGACGAGAAGGCGGCCAAGCAGATCGCCGAGCACCGCAACATGAAGGAGCGGCAGACCGAGCTGTCCAAGGTCAGCCGCGAGTCCCTGGAGCAGCTGTTCGCCAAGACGAAGGCGGGCGGTGGTCCCAAGGAGCTGCGCGTCGTCATCAAGGCGGACGTGCAGGGCTCGGCCGAGGCCGTCAGGCAGGCCGTCCAGAAGCTCTCCACCCACAAGGTCAAGGTGGAGGTGGTCCACTCCGGTGTGGGCGCCATCACCGAGGGCGACGTGATGCGGGCGGCGGCCTCCAAGGGCGTCGTGCTGGGCTTCAACGTCAACCCGGAGTCCGGAGCGGAGGCCGCGGCCAAGGCCCAGGAAGTGGTGCTCAAGAGCTACTCCATCATCTACGAGCTCATCGACGGGGTTCGTACGGAGATGGAAGGCCTGCTGGAGCCCATCCGCACCGAGCGGAAGCTGGGTCGTGCGGAGGTGCGCAACACCTT